In one window of Burkholderia cenocepacia DNA:
- a CDS encoding enoyl-CoA hydratase: MAYENILVETRGRVGLVTLNRPKALNALNDALMDELGAALKAFDADDDIGAIVVTGSEKAFAAGADIGMMATYSYMDVYRGDYITRNWETVREIRKPIIAAVSGFALGGGCELAMMCDIIFAADTAKFGQPEIKLGVMPGAGGTQRLPRAVSKAKAMDMCLTARFMDAAEAERAGLVSRVLPADKVLEEAIAAATTIAEFSLPAVMMVKESVNRAYETTLAEGVHFERRLFHSLFATEDQKEGMAAFVEKRKPVFKHR, from the coding sequence ATGGCTTACGAGAACATCCTGGTGGAGACCCGGGGGCGTGTCGGTCTGGTGACGCTGAACCGTCCGAAGGCGCTGAATGCGCTGAACGATGCGCTGATGGATGAGTTGGGCGCGGCACTGAAGGCGTTCGATGCGGACGACGATATCGGTGCGATCGTCGTGACCGGGAGCGAGAAGGCATTCGCGGCCGGCGCGGACATCGGCATGATGGCGACCTACTCCTATATGGATGTTTATCGGGGCGACTACATCACGCGCAACTGGGAGACGGTCCGCGAGATCCGCAAACCGATCATTGCCGCGGTTTCGGGCTTTGCGCTGGGCGGCGGCTGCGAACTCGCGATGATGTGCGACATCATCTTCGCGGCGGACACGGCCAAGTTCGGTCAGCCGGAAATCAAGCTGGGCGTCATGCCGGGTGCGGGCGGTACGCAGCGTCTGCCGCGCGCGGTATCGAAGGCGAAGGCGATGGACATGTGCCTGACCGCGCGCTTCATGGACGCCGCCGAGGCCGAGCGTGCCGGGCTCGTTTCGCGCGTGCTGCCGGCCGACAAGGTGCTCGAGGAGGCGATCGCCGCCGCGACGACGATCGCCGAGTTTTCGCTGCCGGCGGTCATGATGGTCAAGGAGTCGGTGAACCGCGCGTACGAGACGACGCTGGCTGAAGGCGTTCACTTCGAGCGCCGGCTGTTCCATTCGCTGTTCGCAACCGAAGACCAGAAGGAAGGGATGGCGGCATTCGTCGAGAAGCGGAAGCCGGTGTTCAAGCACCGCTGA
- the mraZ gene encoding division/cell wall cluster transcriptional repressor MraZ: MFQGASALTLDAKGRMSVPSRYREALQGQAEGRVTVTKHPDGCLLLFPRPEWEVFRAKIAALPMDAHWWRRIFLGNAMDVDLDSAGRILVSPELRMAAGLEKEVMLLGMGSHFELWDSQTYNAKEQAAMAQGMPDALKNFTF; this comes from the coding sequence GTGTTCCAAGGGGCGTCGGCGCTGACGCTCGATGCGAAAGGGCGGATGTCGGTGCCGTCTCGCTATCGCGAAGCGCTGCAAGGACAGGCAGAAGGACGGGTGACTGTGACCAAGCACCCGGACGGCTGCCTGTTGCTGTTTCCGCGCCCCGAATGGGAAGTGTTCCGCGCCAAGATCGCCGCGCTGCCGATGGACGCGCACTGGTGGCGGCGAATTTTTCTCGGCAATGCGATGGACGTCGATCTCGACAGCGCGGGCCGGATTCTTGTATCGCCCGAGCTGCGCATGGCAGCCGGACTGGAAAAGGAAGTCATGTTGTTGGGAATGGGTAGTCACTTCGAGCTGTGGGATTCGCAGACCTACAACGCGAAGGAGCAGGCAGCGATGGCGCAGGGCATGCCCGACGCGCTGAAGAATTTCACGTTCTGA
- a CDS encoding long-chain fatty acid--CoA ligase, whose amino-acid sequence MDKIWLKSYPPGVPAEIDSSPYPSVPDLLDESFRQYRDRTAFVCMGKGITYGELDKLSRQFGAWLQSRGLARGARVAIMMPNVLQYPVTIAAVLRAGYTVVNVNPLYTPRELEHQLKDSGAEAIVILENFASTLQAVIANTAVKHVVVASMGDLLGIKGWLVNYVVRNVKKMVPAWQLPSFTRFKAALSEGARLAFKPQKIGPDDVAFLQYTGGTTGVAKGATLLHRNIVSNVLQAGAWHHPAHEKYPEVEQFVTVVALPLYHVFALTVCGFLTMRTGGMGILIPNPRDIAGMIKELKGYQISTIPAVNTLYNALLNHPEFGQLDLSKLVIANGGGMAIQEGVAKRWYEKTRTAIIEGYGLSETSPVATCNPVTATEYSGTIGLPLPSTEVAIRDDAGNDVALGEPGEICIRGPQVMAGYWNRPDETAKVMFADGFFKTGDVGVMDARGYVKIVDRKKDMILVSGFNVYPNEVEDVVASHPGVFEVAAVGVPDEHSGEAVKLFIVKKDPALTDKDILAYCKERLTGYKRPKLVEFRTELPKTNVGKILRRELRDGRA is encoded by the coding sequence ATGGACAAAATTTGGCTGAAATCGTACCCACCCGGCGTTCCAGCCGAAATTGACTCCTCTCCTTATCCGTCCGTCCCGGACCTGCTCGACGAGAGCTTCCGTCAGTACCGCGACCGTACCGCGTTCGTCTGCATGGGCAAGGGCATCACGTACGGCGAACTCGACAAGCTGTCGCGCCAGTTCGGCGCATGGCTGCAATCCCGCGGCCTGGCGCGCGGGGCGCGGGTCGCGATCATGATGCCGAACGTGCTGCAGTACCCGGTGACGATCGCCGCGGTGCTGCGCGCCGGCTATACCGTCGTCAACGTCAATCCGCTCTATACGCCGCGCGAGCTCGAGCATCAGCTGAAGGACAGCGGTGCGGAGGCAATCGTCATCCTGGAGAATTTCGCGTCGACGCTGCAGGCCGTCATCGCCAATACGGCCGTCAAGCACGTGGTCGTCGCATCGATGGGCGATCTGCTGGGCATCAAGGGATGGCTCGTCAATTACGTGGTGCGCAACGTGAAGAAGATGGTGCCTGCGTGGCAGCTGCCGTCGTTCACGCGCTTCAAGGCCGCGCTGTCGGAGGGCGCGCGACTGGCGTTCAAGCCGCAGAAGATCGGCCCCGACGACGTCGCGTTCCTGCAGTACACGGGTGGTACGACCGGTGTCGCGAAGGGGGCGACGCTGCTGCACCGGAACATCGTGTCGAACGTGCTGCAGGCCGGCGCCTGGCACCATCCGGCTCACGAGAAGTATCCGGAGGTGGAGCAGTTCGTGACGGTTGTCGCGCTGCCGCTGTATCACGTGTTCGCGCTGACCGTCTGCGGTTTCCTGACGATGCGTACGGGCGGCATGGGCATCCTGATCCCGAACCCGCGTGACATCGCCGGCATGATCAAGGAGCTGAAGGGCTACCAGATCTCGACGATTCCGGCCGTCAACACGCTATACAACGCGCTGCTGAACCATCCCGAATTCGGTCAGCTCGACCTGTCGAAGCTCGTGATCGCCAACGGCGGCGGCATGGCGATCCAGGAGGGCGTCGCGAAGCGCTGGTATGAAAAGACGCGTACCGCGATCATCGAAGGATACGGGCTGTCCGAAACGTCGCCGGTGGCGACCTGCAACCCCGTGACGGCGACCGAATACAGCGGCACGATCGGCCTGCCGCTGCCGTCGACCGAAGTCGCGATCCGCGACGATGCCGGCAACGACGTCGCGCTCGGCGAGCCGGGCGAGATCTGTATTCGCGGACCGCAGGTGATGGCCGGCTACTGGAACCGGCCGGACGAGACCGCGAAGGTCATGTTCGCGGACGGCTTCTTCAAGACGGGCGACGTCGGCGTGATGGATGCGCGCGGTTACGTGAAGATCGTCGATCGCAAGAAGGACATGATTCTGGTGTCCGGCTTCAACGTGTACCCGAACGAAGTCGAGGACGTGGTGGCGTCGCATCCGGGCGTGTTCGAGGTGGCGGCGGTCGGCGTGCCGGACGAGCATTCCGGCGAAGCCGTGAAGCTGTTCATCGTGAAAAAGGATCCGGCGCTGACCGACAAGGACATCCTCGCCTACTGCAAGGAGCGGCTCACCGGGTACAAGCGGCCGAAGCTGGTCGAGTTCCGCACGGAGCTGCCGAAGACGAACGTCGGCAAGATCCTGCGGCGCGAACTGCGCGATGGGCGTGCGTAA
- the coq7 gene encoding 2-polyprenyl-3-methyl-6-methoxy-1,4-benzoquinone monooxygenase has translation MVLDELISEFDRGLRSLTGISRMSRPVPVPADTPDVELTPAERTHAAGLMRVNHVGEVCAQALYQAQKLTARTASAKAMFEEAAREEEDHLAWTAHRLKELDSRPSLLNPLWYAGALAIGVAAGTLGDKVSLGFMAETERQVESHLEGHMSELPPTDTASRAIVDQMRIDEVKHGKAATDAGGIELPLPARMLMRAASKVMTSTAYYL, from the coding sequence ATGGTGTTGGATGAACTGATCAGCGAATTCGATCGCGGCCTGCGATCGCTGACCGGCATTAGCCGGATGAGCCGGCCGGTGCCCGTGCCGGCCGATACGCCGGACGTCGAACTGACGCCCGCCGAACGCACGCACGCGGCCGGCCTGATGCGCGTGAATCACGTCGGCGAGGTCTGCGCGCAGGCGCTCTACCAGGCGCAGAAGCTCACCGCGCGCACGGCGTCGGCGAAGGCGATGTTCGAGGAAGCCGCGCGCGAGGAGGAGGATCACCTCGCGTGGACCGCTCACCGCCTGAAGGAGCTCGATTCGCGCCCGAGCCTGCTGAATCCGCTGTGGTATGCCGGCGCCCTCGCGATCGGCGTGGCGGCCGGCACGCTCGGCGACAAGGTCAGCCTCGGCTTCATGGCCGAGACGGAGCGGCAGGTCGAAAGCCATCTCGAAGGTCACATGTCCGAGCTGCCGCCGACCGATACCGCGTCGCGCGCGATCGTCGACCAGATGCGGATCGACGAGGTGAAGCACGGCAAGGCCGCGACCGACGCCGGCGGGATCGAGCTGCCGCTGCCCGCGCGGATGCTGATGCGCGCCGCGTCGAAAGTCATGACGAGCACTGCGTACTATCTCTGA
- the rsmH gene encoding 16S rRNA (cytosine(1402)-N(4))-methyltransferase RsmH has protein sequence MGNELRHRTVLLDEAVESLVTRPDGVYVDGTFGRGGHSRAVLARLASAGRLIAFDKDPRAIETAQGIEDARFSIVHDSFASMRDALAARGVEKVSGVLLDLGVSSPQVDDPARGFSFRADGPLDMRMDPTRGESAAEWLARASVQELTEVIRDYGEERFAFQIAKALVARRAESDRLGPLDTTGELAQIVGHVVKTREKGKDPATRTFQAIRIHVNQELADLQVVLDAALSLLEQGGRLVVISFHSLEDRIVKRFMQAHASAPAVDRRLPIRAVDLPSPPLKIISRQFPSEAEVAANPRARSAVMRIAERVTP, from the coding sequence ATGGGAAATGAATTGCGGCATCGGACGGTGCTGTTGGATGAAGCGGTCGAGTCGCTCGTGACGCGGCCGGACGGCGTGTATGTCGACGGCACGTTCGGGCGCGGCGGCCATAGCCGCGCGGTGCTCGCGCGGCTGGCGTCGGCCGGGCGGCTGATCGCGTTCGACAAGGATCCGAGGGCGATCGAGACGGCGCAGGGCATCGAGGATGCGCGCTTCTCGATCGTGCATGACAGCTTTGCATCGATGCGCGACGCGCTTGCGGCGCGCGGCGTCGAGAAAGTGTCGGGGGTGTTGCTGGACCTGGGCGTGTCCTCGCCGCAGGTGGACGATCCGGCGCGCGGCTTCAGTTTCCGCGCCGATGGTCCGCTGGACATGCGAATGGATCCGACGCGTGGCGAGTCGGCGGCCGAATGGCTCGCGCGGGCTTCGGTGCAGGAATTGACGGAGGTGATACGGGATTATGGGGAAGAACGGTTTGCTTTTCAGATTGCAAAGGCGCTTGTTGCTCGCCGGGCAGAGTCCGACCGTCTTGGGCCTCTCGACACCACGGGCGAGCTTGCCCAAATCGTGGGTCACGTCGTCAAAACCCGTGAGAAGGGCAAGGATCCGGCAACCCGCACCTTTCAGGCTATACGGATTCACGTCAATCAAGAGCTTGCGGACCTGCAAGTCGTACTAGACGCGGCACTGTCGTTGCTGGAGCAAGGGGGGCGGCTGGTGGTCATCAGCTTTCATTCACTCGAGGACCGGATCGTCAAGCGATTCATGCAGGCGCACGCGAGTGCGCCTGCGGTCGATCGTCGCTTGCCGATCCGCGCCGTCGATCTCCCGAGCCCGCCGCTCAAGATCATCAGCCGCCAGTTTCCGAGCGAAGCGGAAGTCGCCGCGAATCCGCGCGCCCGCTCGGCCGTGATGCGCATCGCGGAGCGCGTCACGCCATGA
- a CDS encoding porin, whose translation MKKSLLALVALGAFAGAAHAQSSVTLYGIIDEGFLFNNNAGGKHLYGLASGVMQGSRFGLRGTEDLGGGLKAIFTLENGFDVNSGRLGQGGLMFGRQAYVGLSSQYGTVTLGRQYDSVVDFVGPLEAGDQWGGYIAAHPGDLDNFNNAYRVNNAVKFTSANYGGLTFGGLYSFGGQAGQFSKNQVWSLGAGYTNGPLVLGVGYLNARTPNQFGGMFNNGSTSSSVSSPVYGAYANNANTYQVIGAGGAYTFGAATIGATYSNTKFKGFSAGPFVNQTATFNNGEINFKYQLTPALILGAAYDYTQGSKIDGNSAAKYHQGSLGVDYFLSKRTDVYAIGVYQHASGNVLDSNGNVLKATAAINGLAGSSTSNQVAARVGIRHKF comes from the coding sequence ATGAAAAAGTCGCTTCTCGCGCTCGTCGCGCTGGGCGCGTTCGCTGGCGCTGCCCATGCGCAAAGCAGCGTGACGCTTTACGGCATCATCGATGAAGGCTTCCTCTTCAATAACAACGCAGGCGGCAAGCACTTGTACGGCCTGGCGAGCGGCGTGATGCAGGGTAGCCGCTTCGGCCTGCGCGGCACCGAAGACCTCGGTGGCGGCCTGAAGGCGATCTTCACCCTCGAAAACGGTTTCGACGTGAACAGCGGCAGGCTCGGTCAGGGCGGCCTGATGTTCGGTCGTCAGGCTTACGTCGGCCTGTCGAGCCAGTACGGTACGGTCACGCTGGGCCGTCAGTACGACTCCGTCGTCGACTTCGTCGGCCCGCTCGAGGCAGGCGACCAGTGGGGCGGCTACATCGCCGCTCACCCGGGCGACCTCGATAACTTCAACAACGCGTATCGCGTGAACAACGCGGTCAAATTCACGAGCGCGAACTACGGCGGCCTCACGTTCGGCGGCTTGTACAGCTTCGGCGGCCAGGCAGGCCAGTTCTCGAAGAACCAGGTCTGGTCGCTCGGCGCAGGCTACACCAACGGCCCGCTCGTCCTCGGCGTCGGTTACTTGAACGCACGTACGCCGAACCAGTTCGGCGGCATGTTCAACAACGGGTCGACGTCGTCGTCGGTTTCGTCGCCGGTCTACGGCGCGTACGCGAACAACGCGAACACGTACCAGGTCATCGGTGCAGGCGGCGCTTACACGTTCGGTGCAGCGACGATCGGCGCGACGTACTCGAACACGAAGTTCAAGGGCTTCTCGGCAGGCCCGTTCGTGAACCAGACCGCGACGTTCAACAACGGCGAAATCAACTTCAAGTACCAGTTGACGCCGGCGTTGATCCTCGGCGCGGCGTACGACTACACGCAAGGCAGCAAGATCGACGGCAACTCGGCAGCCAAGTACCACCAGGGCTCGCTGGGCGTCGACTACTTCCTGTCGAAGCGTACCGACGTCTACGCGATCGGCGTGTACCAGCACGCATCGGGCAACGTGCTCGATTCGAACGGCAACGTCCTGAAGGCAACGGCAGCGATCAACGGTCTGGCCGGGTCGAGCACGAGCAACCAGGTCGCGGCACGCGTCGGTATCCGTCACAAGTTCTAA
- a CDS encoding molybdopterin-dependent oxidoreductase: protein MNAATQVARAVCPHDCPDTCAMRVTVENGKAIKVTGDPDHPPTQGVLCTKVSRYADRVHHPDRLTVPLKRVGAKGEGRFVPISWSEAFDEIGRRLGEIAARAPEAIVPYSYAGTMGLVQGEGIAQRFFHKLGASRLERAICAAAGAAGLRYTYGGSVGMHLEYFEESELILIWGANPIASSLHFWTRAQEAKRRGAHLVAIDPYRSLTAEKCHQHIALKPGTDGAFALGMMHVLITENLLDHDYIADHTLGFDALRARAMSYPPERVAQICGIDASELVDLARRYGATRKASIRLNYGMQRVRGGGNAVRAIASLPALTGAWRDRAGGLLLSSSESAPVNQAALLRPDLMPGWPHKLPRIINMNAIGDALLHPGDATFGPKVEAVIVYNSNPVAVAPDSSKVAAGFARDDLFTVVLEHFKTDTVDFADIVLPATTQLEHLDVHKSYGHTYVMANLPAIPPVGDARPNTEIFRGIARSMGLDEPALYHSDEEVARAALRWDDPALDSDWDTLKRAGWLKLKLPEAPFANGGFRTPSGKCEFYSPRLEQMGMEPVPDYLPPFESAEAAPELAARYPLAMISPPARHFLNSTFVNVDSLRSTEGEPHLDMHPSDADARGIAEGDTVRIFNDRGSMQALARITDRARAGLVVGLSIWWKKLSPDGRNANEVTSQALTDLGNSATFYDCLVEVERI, encoded by the coding sequence ATGAACGCCGCCACCCAGGTAGCGCGGGCCGTTTGCCCGCATGATTGTCCGGACACGTGCGCAATGCGTGTGACCGTCGAGAACGGCAAGGCAATCAAGGTCACCGGCGATCCCGACCATCCGCCGACGCAGGGCGTGTTATGCACGAAAGTCAGTCGCTACGCGGATCGCGTTCACCATCCCGATCGCCTCACTGTCCCGCTCAAGCGCGTCGGTGCGAAGGGCGAAGGGCGCTTCGTGCCGATCAGCTGGAGCGAGGCGTTCGACGAGATTGGCCGCCGCCTCGGTGAGATCGCCGCGCGCGCGCCGGAAGCGATCGTGCCGTACAGCTATGCGGGAACGATGGGGCTCGTGCAAGGCGAGGGCATTGCCCAGCGCTTCTTTCACAAGCTCGGCGCCTCGCGGCTGGAGCGTGCGATCTGCGCGGCGGCCGGCGCAGCGGGGTTGCGATACACGTACGGCGGCAGTGTCGGCATGCACCTCGAGTACTTCGAGGAAAGCGAACTGATTCTGATATGGGGCGCGAATCCGATTGCATCGAGCCTGCACTTCTGGACCCGAGCCCAGGAAGCGAAGCGCCGTGGCGCGCATCTGGTTGCGATCGACCCGTATCGTTCGCTGACCGCGGAGAAATGCCATCAGCACATCGCGCTGAAGCCCGGCACCGATGGCGCGTTCGCGCTCGGCATGATGCATGTGTTGATCACCGAAAACCTGCTCGATCATGATTACATCGCCGACCATACGCTCGGCTTCGACGCGCTCAGGGCGCGCGCAATGTCCTATCCGCCGGAACGCGTCGCGCAGATCTGCGGCATCGATGCGTCGGAGCTGGTCGATCTTGCGCGTCGCTACGGCGCTACGCGCAAGGCCTCGATTCGCCTCAACTACGGTATGCAGCGTGTTCGCGGCGGCGGCAATGCGGTGCGTGCGATTGCCAGCCTGCCGGCACTGACGGGGGCGTGGCGCGATCGGGCGGGCGGCCTGCTGCTCTCGTCGTCGGAATCCGCGCCGGTCAACCAGGCGGCGCTGCTGCGTCCGGATCTGATGCCGGGTTGGCCGCATAAGCTGCCGCGCATCATCAACATGAACGCGATCGGCGACGCGCTGCTGCACCCGGGCGACGCGACGTTCGGGCCAAAAGTCGAAGCGGTGATCGTGTACAACTCGAATCCGGTGGCGGTCGCGCCCGATTCGTCCAAGGTGGCCGCAGGTTTCGCGCGCGACGATCTGTTCACGGTCGTTCTCGAGCACTTCAAGACAGATACGGTCGATTTCGCCGATATTGTATTGCCGGCGACGACGCAGCTCGAACATCTGGACGTCCATAAGTCGTACGGCCATACCTACGTGATGGCGAACCTGCCGGCGATTCCGCCAGTAGGAGACGCGCGGCCGAACACAGAGATCTTCCGGGGAATCGCGCGCAGCATGGGACTCGACGAACCGGCGCTTTATCACAGCGACGAAGAGGTCGCTCGCGCGGCGCTTCGCTGGGACGATCCGGCGCTCGACAGCGACTGGGACACGCTGAAGCGGGCCGGCTGGCTGAAGCTCAAGCTGCCGGAGGCGCCGTTTGCGAATGGTGGTTTCCGCACGCCCTCCGGCAAGTGCGAGTTCTACAGCCCACGGCTCGAGCAGATGGGCATGGAGCCGGTCCCTGACTATCTGCCGCCGTTCGAGTCGGCCGAAGCCGCGCCCGAGCTCGCCGCACGCTATCCGCTGGCGATGATTTCGCCGCCGGCCCGCCACTTTCTGAACAGCACGTTCGTCAACGTCGACAGCCTGCGCTCGACGGAAGGCGAGCCGCACCTCGACATGCACCCGTCCGACGCCGATGCGCGCGGCATCGCGGAGGGCGACACCGTCCGCATCTTCAATGACCGCGGCTCGATGCAGGCGCTCGCGCGCATTACCGACCGTGCCCGTGCCGGGCTCGTCGTCGGATTGTCGATCTGGTGGAAGAAGCTGTCGCCGGACGGCAGGAACGCGAACGAAGTGACGAGTCAGGCGCTGACCGATTTGGGGAATTCGGCGACGTTTTACGATTGTCTTGTGGAAGTTGAGCGGATTTGA
- a CDS encoding peptidoglycan D,D-transpeptidase FtsI family protein has product MKPSPKRQNVKFSSSPVLGVHLPMWRSKLVVFLLFMAFVALAARAFWIQGPGNAFYQKQGESRYQRTIELPATRGKILDRNGLVLATSLPVRAIWAIPDAVPDDLDADKVNQLGKLLGMTSKELRVKLSEDKGFVYVKRQVPIDVADKVAALDIPGIYQRNEYKRFYPEGEITAHLIGFTNVEDEGQEGVELGDQKMLSGTSGMRRVIKDRMGHIIEDVAEQIPPHNGTDVDLSIDSKIQYIAYANLKAAVEKFKAKAGAAMVVDVRTGEVLALVNYPTYNPNDRSRMTGEQLRNRIMTDVFEPGSIMKPFTVSLALDLHRVTPNTLVETGNGHFVLDGAPITDDAGFGTLTVGGVIQKSSNIGATKIAMTMRPEEMWNMYTSIGLGQAPKVGFPGAVAGRLRPWKSWRRIEQATMSYGYGLSVSLFQLARAYTAIAHDGELMPVTIFKTDPNQPVAGTQVFNPTTAREVRSMLETVVAPGGTSPDAAVPGYRVGGKSGTAYKHEGHGYTRKYRASFVGMAPMPNPRVVIAVSVDEPTAGSHFGGQVSGPVFSAIAGDTMRALNVPPNMPIKQLVVSDDSPDSAAAKGPQKLATNGGAKHMIVSSTTRNSPGVVR; this is encoded by the coding sequence ATGAAGCCGTCCCCGAAGCGCCAGAACGTGAAGTTCTCGTCGAGCCCCGTGCTGGGCGTTCATTTGCCGATGTGGCGCTCGAAGCTCGTCGTGTTCCTGCTGTTCATGGCGTTCGTCGCGCTGGCCGCACGGGCGTTCTGGATCCAGGGGCCCGGCAACGCGTTCTATCAGAAGCAGGGCGAAAGCCGCTACCAGCGCACGATCGAACTGCCCGCGACGCGCGGCAAGATCCTCGATCGTAACGGGCTCGTGCTCGCGACGAGCCTGCCGGTGCGCGCGATCTGGGCGATTCCCGACGCGGTGCCGGACGATCTCGACGCGGACAAGGTCAATCAGCTCGGCAAGCTCCTCGGCATGACGTCGAAGGAGTTGCGCGTGAAGCTGTCGGAAGACAAGGGTTTCGTCTACGTGAAGCGCCAGGTGCCGATCGACGTCGCGGACAAGGTCGCCGCGCTCGACATTCCCGGCATCTATCAGCGCAACGAATACAAGCGCTTCTACCCGGAAGGCGAGATCACCGCCCACCTGATCGGCTTCACGAACGTCGAGGACGAGGGCCAGGAAGGCGTCGAACTGGGCGACCAGAAGATGCTGTCCGGCACGTCGGGCATGCGCCGCGTGATCAAGGACCGGATGGGGCACATCATCGAGGATGTCGCCGAGCAGATTCCGCCGCACAACGGCACCGACGTCGACCTGTCGATCGACAGCAAGATCCAGTACATCGCGTACGCGAACCTGAAGGCCGCCGTCGAGAAGTTCAAGGCGAAGGCCGGCGCGGCGATGGTCGTCGACGTGCGTACCGGCGAAGTGCTCGCGCTCGTCAACTACCCGACGTACAACCCGAACGACCGCTCGCGCATGACGGGCGAGCAGTTGCGCAACCGGATCATGACCGACGTGTTCGAGCCGGGCTCGATCATGAAGCCGTTCACGGTGTCGCTCGCGCTCGACCTGCACCGCGTGACGCCGAATACGCTCGTCGAGACGGGCAACGGGCATTTCGTGCTCGACGGCGCGCCGATCACCGACGACGCGGGTTTCGGCACGCTGACGGTCGGCGGCGTGATCCAGAAGTCGAGCAACATCGGCGCGACGAAGATCGCGATGACGATGCGGCCCGAGGAAATGTGGAATATGTATACGAGCATCGGCCTCGGCCAGGCGCCGAAGGTCGGCTTCCCGGGCGCGGTGGCCGGCCGCCTGCGTCCGTGGAAGAGCTGGCGCCGCATCGAGCAGGCGACGATGTCGTACGGCTACGGCCTGTCGGTGTCGCTGTTCCAGCTCGCGCGGGCGTACACGGCGATCGCGCACGACGGCGAGCTGATGCCCGTGACCATTTTCAAGACCGACCCCAATCAGCCGGTCGCGGGCACGCAGGTGTTCAATCCGACCACCGCGCGCGAAGTGCGCTCGATGCTGGAGACGGTGGTCGCCCCGGGCGGCACGTCGCCGGATGCGGCCGTGCCGGGCTATCGCGTCGGCGGCAAGAGCGGTACCGCGTACAAACATGAAGGGCACGGCTACACGCGCAAGTACCGCGCGTCGTTCGTCGGGATGGCGCCGATGCCGAATCCGCGTGTCGTGATCGCGGTGTCGGTCGACGAACCGACTGCCGGCAGCCACTTCGGCGGCCAGGTGTCCGGCCCCGTATTCTCGGCGATCGCCGGCGACACGATGCGTGCGTTGAACGTTCCGCCGAACATGCCGATCAAGCAGCTCGTGGTGTCCGACGATTCGCCGGACTCCGCTGCCGCAAAGGGCCCGCAAAAGCTGGCTACGAATGGCGGCGCGAAGCATATGATCGTGTCCAGCACGACGCGTAATTCACCAGGAGTTGTTCGATGA